A stretch of DNA from Flavobacteriaceae bacterium MAR_2009_75:
TTCCCCAGGTCGGGTTTCGTGGAGCAAGATCCAGAAGAAATTTATAGTTCGGTGATTCGAGCAGTTGAGCAGTGCTGTGCGATATATAAGGAAGAAAATAGTGGAGAATTGCCTCAGATTCTGTCAAGCGGTATTTCAAATCAAAGGGAAACCTTTGTGGTATGGGACAAAAGCGGAAAACCCTTGCATAATGCGGTAGTTTGGCAATGTAAGCGGTCTGTGGCTATTTGTGAGGAACTTGAAGATTTGGGGCTTGAAAAATTGGTCAATGAGAAAACCGGACTGACCATCGACCCATATTTTTCTGCCACCAAATTAATATGGCTTTATAGAAACAGCCCCTTGATTAAAACGGCTATTGATGGTGGTGAAGCTTACTTTGGTACGGTAGATTCATGGTTACTATTTAAATTGACGAATGGCGAAAAGTACTTGACTGACCACACCAACGCTTCCAGAACGTTGTTTTATAATATTTATGACCAACAATGGGATGCTGAACTGTTGGAGCGTTATCAATTAACAGGGCTCAACTTACCTGAAGTATTGCCATCTGCGAATCAATACGGGCAATCTGATTTTGATGGGGTCTTAGAACAACCTATTCCGATAACGGGATTGATTGGTGATTCACATGCTGCATTCGTTGGAGAACAATGTTTTGAAACCGGAATGGCCAAAGCGACATTGGGTACGGGATCCTCAATGTTATGGAATGCTGAACAGGTCAATAAAGAAAACAAAAGTGGAGTACTGACCACAATCGGCTATAGTGTCGACGGTAGGGTTAATTACGCCTTTGAGGGCGTTATTGTAAGTTGTGGATCTACCCTTGAATGGCTCAAAAATCAACTCAACGTTTTTGCTTCGAATCAAGAGATAGAGACTATGGCTACTTCGTTGGATGAAAATGAAGGAGTCTATCTTATTCCTGCTTTTAGCGGAATGGGCGCACCTTATTGGCAGAAAGATTGGAAAGGCTCGATACATGGGTTGACTTTCGGTACTACAAAGAATCATTTCGTGAGGGCGGCTCTAGAATCGATTGCGTATCAGATTAAAGATGTTATAGTGGCCATAGAAGAAGAGACGGGCCATCAACTGAAAGAATTGAATGTAGATGGTGGTATAACCGCCAACAAATTTCTTATGCAGTATATGGCCGACTTATTGCAAAAGCCTGTAGTCAATATTGGTATTTCAGATGTCTCCGCTTTGGGAGCCGCTCTAATTTCGGGGCTCGGGGCGTGTGTTTTTGAAAGCATAGAAAAGCTTCCACAATATGGCAAAGACTTAAATCTGTCTTACCTGCCTCAAGAAAACCAGATAGCAAATCAAGCCTATCAGCATTGGAAACTTCTAATGAAAGCAAAAAGATATTGATCTAGTGAACTTTCCGAAATTTACTTTAGGCACCTACCCTCCAATTAGGGTAGCTACGTTTGCCTTAAAGCGATAAAGGTAAAAATCACATGTAATTCTCTTTTTTTATTAAAAATTTCGTTTTGTTATGTTTTATTGTTTT
This window harbors:
- a CDS encoding glycerol kinase, with product MSIPLILAIDQGTSGTKAILFDTSGKLVAKATEPLKSTFPRSGFVEQDPEEIYSSVIRAVEQCCAIYKEENSGELPQILSSGISNQRETFVVWDKSGKPLHNAVVWQCKRSVAICEELEDLGLEKLVNEKTGLTIDPYFSATKLIWLYRNSPLIKTAIDGGEAYFGTVDSWLLFKLTNGEKYLTDHTNASRTLFYNIYDQQWDAELLERYQLTGLNLPEVLPSANQYGQSDFDGVLEQPIPITGLIGDSHAAFVGEQCFETGMAKATLGTGSSMLWNAEQVNKENKSGVLTTIGYSVDGRVNYAFEGVIVSCGSTLEWLKNQLNVFASNQEIETMATSLDENEGVYLIPAFSGMGAPYWQKDWKGSIHGLTFGTTKNHFVRAALESIAYQIKDVIVAIEEETGHQLKELNVDGGITANKFLMQYMADLLQKPVVNIGISDVSALGAALISGLGACVFESIEKLPQYGKDLNLSYLPQENQIANQAYQHWKLLMKAKRY